CCGGGCCGCGCTGGTCAAAGGCGGCCTGGCCCAGTTCGAAGATCAGGGCCCCGGCCAGGTCCTTGTTGGCCGACAGGAATTCCAGGAACTGCGGGAAGAAGCTCTCGTCCGACAGGCTGCCCAGGCTGATGTTGCAGAAGATGCCGACTTTACGATCCTGGCGGGCCAGGCGGCGGACGATCTGCACGCAGCGGAAGAGGAGCAGGTTGTCGATGGCGGCGACCAGGCCCATCGGCTCGGCCACCGACAGGTATTCGGCCGGCATCATGACGCGGCCGGTCTCGTCGCGCAGGCGGCTGAAGCTCTCGTAGAAGACGGTGCGGCGCTGGGGCAGGCTGACGATCGGCTGCAGGTAGAGATCGACGCGGTTGTCGGCCAGGGCGTCACGGACGGTGTCGAGCAGGGCCGCCGACTGCGGGTTGCGGCCGCGGGTCTGGCCGCGGGCGGCGCTGACCTGGTGGGTGAGCTGGTCTTCCAGCCGGTCGCTCATCTTCTGGACCAGGTCTTCGAGCTGATGGACCTCGCTGGTCAGCGCCTCGGAGCGGCGCATGGCGTCGACGGCGACGGTCTCGACGATCTCGCCGAGCTTGGCGTCCACCTTCTCCAGCTGGTCGGCGAGGATCAGGTTGGCCTCGCGGACGGTGTTGATCTCGTCGCTGAGGCGGGCGTTGTCGAGGGCCATGGCGATCAGGCCATGGAAGGCGAAGCAGAGGCCGAGCGCGCCGATGAAGGTCGCCAGGCCGATGGCCAGGCCCGCCTCATGGCCACGGCCGACCAGCACCGCGACCACGAGGGCGGCGGTGATGTAGAAGGCGGTGAGGAGGCCGAGTCTGAGCTTGCGCATCTGTCCACGCTGGCGAATCGCCGGTTCAGTATCGGCGAGCGAACATCATGGTGTCCAAGGTCTTAACGACGCATTGGGGGCGGCATGAAAGTTTCTGTGCGATTCATTCGCATCGACACCGCCCGTCCGGCCTGATAACGGTTCGCAACTTTTCGTCGGGATGGTCATGTCGAAGGTTTTTTCTGAGTCCGGAGCCGCTTCGGGCCTCGATGCCCGGGGCGAACCGCTGGGCGCGGCGCGGGCCGGGCGGCCGGGGGTGATCGTTCGCGTGGACGGGACCCTGGCCGACGCCGGGGTGCTGGGTCCGGAGGAGCTGGAGCGGCGCCTGCTGGAGCTGGGCTTCGTCGAGGGGGCGCGGGTCGAGATCGTCGAGCAGGGGCTGTTCGGGGCCGATCCGATCGCCGTGAAACTGGATGATATGCGGGTGGCGCTGCGCCGGCGCGAGGCGCGGGCGATCGAGGTGAAGTTTGACTGACGCAGTTCTCAGCCCGGCGCCCCATTCCCCTGTGAAACTGGCGCTGGTGGGCAATCCCAATTCCGGCAAGACCGCCCTGTTCAACGCCCTGACCGGCAGCCGCCAGAAGGTGGCCAACTACGCCGGCGTCACCGTCGAGCGGAAGGAAGGCCACCTGACCACCGCCGCCGGCCGGCGCGTCAGCGTGCTGGACCTGCCGGGCACCTACAGCCTGCGGGCCCGCAGCCCGGACGAGGAGGTCACCCGCGACGCGGTGCTGGGCCGCCTGACCGGCGAGCAGGAACCGGACGTGCTGATCGCTGTCGCCGATGCGACGAACCTGCGGCTGGTGCTGCGGCTGATCCTGGAGCTGAAGCAGGTGGGGCGGCCGTTCGTGCTGGCCCTCAACATGTTCGATATCGCCCAGCGCCAGGGGCTGCGCATCGATGTCGAGGGGCTGTCCAGGGAGCTGGGCGCGCCGGTGATCACCACCGTCGCCACCCGCAAGCGCGGCATCGACGACCTGATCGCCGCCGCCGAGGCGCTCTACGAGAAGCACCTCGAGAACCCCAACGTCTGGCGTGAGCCGAGCGCGGCGGAGATCCGCGCCGCCCACGGCGAGGCCCAGCGCATCATGCGCACCTATGTGAAACCGGCGGAACGGCCGGACACCTTCACCGGCAAGGTCGACGGGGTGCTGCTGCATCCGGTGCTCGGCCTGGCCGTGCTGTTCGCCATCCTGTTCCTGATGTTCCAGGCGGTCTTCACCTGGGCGACGCCGCTGGCCGACCTGCTGGAGGCCGGGGTGCTGGGCTTCGGGGCGCTGGTCGCGGGCCTGTTGCCGGACGGCCTGGTCCAGAGCCTGCTGGTCGATGGCCTGATCGCCGGGGTCGGCAGCGTGGTGGTCTTCCTGCCGCAGATCCTGATCCTGTTCTTCTTCATCATCGTCCTGGAAGACACCGGCTACATGGCCCGGGCCGCCTTCCTGATGGACAAGCTGATGGGGGCCGCCGGCCTGCACGGCCGCACCTTCCTGCCGCTGCTGTCGTCCCTCGCCTGCGCCATTCCCGGCATCATGGCGACGCGGGTGATCGACCAGAAGCGCGACCGGCTGACCACCATCCTGGTGGCCCCGCTGATGACCTGTTCGGCCCGCATCCCGGTCTATGCCCTGATCATCGCGGCGCTCATTCCCAATGAGAAGGTCTGGGGCTGGATGAGCCTGCAGGGGCTGGTGATGTTCGGCCTCTATGCGACCGGCATCGTCTCGACCCTGATCGTCAGCTTCATCATCCAGCGGCTGTTCTGGCGCACGCGCAGCGAGCCCTTCATGATGGAAATGCCGGCCTACAAGACGCCCGACGCCGGCCTGGTGCTGCGCCAGCTGTCGCAGCGGGCCTGGATCTTCATCGAGCGGGCCGGGCGGATCATCCTGCCGCTGATGGTGCTCGTCTGGATCCTGTCGACCTTCCCCTATCCGCCGGAGGGCGCCCCGGGGCCGGCCATCGACTACAGCTTCGCCGGCATGATCGGCCACGCCATCCAGCCCTTCCTGGCGCCGATCGGCTTCAACTGGGAAATGAGCGTGGCCCTGATCCCCGGCATGGCGGCGCGCGAGGTCGCGGTGGCGACGCTCGGCACCATCTATTCGGTCGGCGATGTCGAAGGCTCGGGCCTGTCGGTGCTGGAAGGCATCGTGCGCAGCCAGTGGTCGCTGGCCACGGGCCTCAGCTTCCTGGCCTGGTACATCTTCGCCCCGCAGTGCGTGGCGACGCTGGGCGTGGTCAAGCGCGAGACCAACAGCTGGACCTGGCCGGCGGTGATGTTCTTCTACATGCTGGCCCTGGCTTATCTGGCCTCGTTCCTCACCTACAATGCCGCCGTGGCGCTAGGCTGGGGCTGACCGCAAAAAGGCCTTGGATTGGCGCTTGAGAAGCGGCACACGCGTCGCTGACCCTGGCCGAAGGACCCTTGCGTTGAAGCTCTCCCGCCTCCCCGCCCTCGCGGCGCTCCTGCTCTCCGCCCTGTTCGGGGGTCTCCCGGCGCTGGCGGCCGAGGCGCCGGCCAAGGTCCCCGTCTTCGCGGAGGGCCGTGTGCTGGGCGATCCGAAGGCGCCGGTGACCCTGCAGGCCTACCTGTCGTTCGGGTGTCCGCACTGCACCGACTGGTATGGCGAGACGTTTCCGGAGCTGAAGCGCCGCTACATCGACACCGGCAAGGTGCGGCTGGTGATGGTCGAGATGCGGGCCGGCCACGCCCGTCTGGCCGAGGCGGGGGCCATCGCCGCCCGCTGCGCGCCGAAGGACAAGTATTTCGTCGTCGCCGACGCCCTGTTCCACACGCGGCCAAAGCTGCTCAAGGGGCCGCGCGACAAGGACGACCACGGCCAGCAATTGCTCAATACCGAGGCCTGGGTCGAGGAAGCGGTCGGCAAGACCGGCATCGACATGACCGCCTGGCGGGCCTGCGACAAGGCCGCCCAGGGGGCCGCCTTCGAGGCGCGCATGGAAAAGGCCATCAAGCAGTACCCCGGCTACGAGGGCGGCACCCCGGTCTTCCTGTTCAACGGCGAGGCCGGCGAGGCGGGCAACCTGGACTGGGCTGAGTATTCGATCAGCCGCGCCAGCAAGGCGGCCGGCAAGCCGCTGATCACGGCCGACAGCTACGACCTGTTCTGCGCCGGCGGCCTGACCCCGGCCGGCGGCGACGAGGCTGAAGCCTTCGAACAGCGCTGGAGCCGCAAGGGGGCGCTGTGGCGGCTGACGCGCGGCGGGCCCGAGGACAAGGGCGCGCCGGCGGTGATGGAAGGCGGGGGTCAGGTGCTGAGCGATGGAACGCGCCAGTACCTGCTCGACGGCAAGAACGATCTGAAGCTGAAGGGCGGCGACGGCCAGACGCTCGATGCGTCCTGCGCCCAGATCGCGCCGACGCCGTTTCCGGGGTAGCCGATCAGTTGGTCCAGGACGGTTGGACCAACTTTCCGACCTGTGTTAGTGTCGGTTCATGACGATCCAGATGAACATTGCCGAGGCCAAGGGGAAGCTCTCGGAGCTCGTCACCCGCGCGGAAGCGGGGGAAGAGGTCGTTCTGGCGCGGAATGGGAAGGTGGTGGCCCGCATCGTGCCGACGACAACGCCTCAGAAAGGACCCCGCAAGCTGGGCGCTTGGGCTCATCTGGGGCCGCTGGAAGACCCCGACCTTTTCCTGCGCCCCGATCCCGAAATGGAAGCCTGGCTTGAGGCGTGGGAGAAGGCTCCGCTCTGCCCTGAATGAAGCTGCTCCTAGACACACATGTGCTCATCTGGGCGGCGAGAGCTCCGGAGCTTCTCAGTCCGCTCGTCCAGAACCTGCTGGCAGACCGTAAGAACGAACTGCTCGTCAGCGCCGTGGTGGCTTATGAAATCGAACTCAAGCGAGATCGCGATCGGGACATTGCCGCCCTGCCGGCTCAACTGACGCCAATCCTGCAGCAGATGGATATGAACTGGCTGCCCCTGACCGACCGTCACGCTGTCCTGGCCGGCAGACTGCCGCGTATCCATAGGGATCCATTTGATCGCTTCATGATCGCGCAGGCCAGGATCGAGGACGCGACCCTGGTGACCAGGGACCGGAAAATCCCGAGCTACGGCATTCCGACGATCTGGTAGCCCTAGCGCGTCGGAACCGGGGTCTCGCCACGGTAGTCGTAGAAGCCCCGGTTCGACTTGCGGCCGAGCCAGCCGGCCTCGACGTACTTCACCAAGAGGGGGCAGGGGCGGTACTTGGAGTCCGCCAGGCCTTCGTGCAGCACGTTCATGATGCTGAGCACCGTGTCCAGGCCGATGAAGTCGCCCAGCTCCAGCGGGCCCATCGGATGATTGGCGCCCAGCTTCATGGCGGTGTCGATGCTGTCCACCGTGCCGACGCCCTCATAGAGGGTGTAGATGGCCTCGTTGATCATCGGCACCAGCACGCGGTTGACGATGAAGGCCGGGAAGTCCTCGGCATTGGTGGTGGTCTTGCCCAGGCTGCGGGCGAAGTTGACCGCCGTCTCGTAGGTATCGACGTCGGTGGCGATGCCGCGGATGACCTCGACCAGCTTCATCAGCGGCACGGGGTTCATGAAGTGCAGGCCGATGAAGCGTTCCGGCCGGTCGGTCGTCGAGGCCAGGCGGGTGATCGAGATCGACGAGGTGTTGGAGGCCAGCAGGGTGTGCTCGCCCAGGTGCGGCGCGAGACTCCGGAAGATGGCCTTCTTGATGTCCTCGTCTTCGGTGGCCGCCTCGATGGCGAGGTCGGCGGCGCCGATCAGGGCGACATCGTCGGTCTGCTTGATCCGGGCCATGGCCGGGGCGACGGCGGCGGCGTCGATGACGCCGCGAGCCGCCTGGCGGCTCATGTTGCGCGCGATGTTCTCCAGCGCGGCGACGATGCGCGCCGGGTCGAGGTCGTGCAGACGCACCTCATAGCCGGCCAAGGCACAGACGTGGGCGATGCCTGAGCCCATCTGGCCGGCGCCGATCACGCCCACCGACTTGATTTGCGACATCGACGATACCTTCCACAGGCCCTCGGGTGGGGCCATTCAAACTGAGGTCGGACCTTCTAGCACACCCTGCGGCGGGTTCGCCAAGTCTTTGCTGCATTGCAGCGAAACC
The nucleotide sequence above comes from Caulobacter sp. NIBR1757. Encoded proteins:
- a CDS encoding type II toxin-antitoxin system prevent-host-death family antitoxin gives rise to the protein MTIQMNIAEAKGKLSELVTRAEAGEEVVLARNGKVVARIVPTTTPQKGPRKLGAWAHLGPLEDPDLFLRPDPEMEAWLEAWEKAPLCPE
- a CDS encoding type II toxin-antitoxin system VapC family toxin; translated protein: MKLLLDTHVLIWAARAPELLSPLVQNLLADRKNELLVSAVVAYEIELKRDRDRDIAALPAQLTPILQQMDMNWLPLTDRHAVLAGRLPRIHRDPFDRFMIAQARIEDATLVTRDRKIPSYGIPTIW
- a CDS encoding EAL domain-containing protein; translated protein: MRKLRLGLLTAFYITAALVVAVLVGRGHEAGLAIGLATFIGALGLCFAFHGLIAMALDNARLSDEINTVREANLILADQLEKVDAKLGEIVETVAVDAMRRSEALTSEVHQLEDLVQKMSDRLEDQLTHQVSAARGQTRGRNPQSAALLDTVRDALADNRVDLYLQPIVSLPQRRTVFYESFSRLRDETGRVMMPAEYLSVAEPMGLVAAIDNLLLFRCVQIVRRLARQDRKVGIFCNISLGSLSDESFFPQFLEFLSANKDLAGALIFELGQAAFDQRGPVEARHMARLADLGFRFSLDKVTDLDLDFQDLARADIKFIKVGAQMLLDQLEETEGRLIIRSLPDLHASDFARLTRRYGVETIVEKVESERQIVDILDLDMAFGQGHLFGEPRAIRDAILAEADMPVDLMQQAILRRAGGR
- a CDS encoding 3-hydroxybutyryl-CoA dehydrogenase; amino-acid sequence: MSQIKSVGVIGAGQMGSGIAHVCALAGYEVRLHDLDPARIVAALENIARNMSRQAARGVIDAAAVAPAMARIKQTDDVALIGAADLAIEAATEDEDIKKAIFRSLAPHLGEHTLLASNTSSISITRLASTTDRPERFIGLHFMNPVPLMKLVEVIRGIATDVDTYETAVNFARSLGKTTTNAEDFPAFIVNRVLVPMINEAIYTLYEGVGTVDSIDTAMKLGANHPMGPLELGDFIGLDTVLSIMNVLHEGLADSKYRPCPLLVKYVEAGWLGRKSNRGFYDYRGETPVPTR
- a CDS encoding FeoA family protein, with translation MSKVFSESGAASGLDARGEPLGAARAGRPGVIVRVDGTLADAGVLGPEELERRLLELGFVEGARVEIVEQGLFGADPIAVKLDDMRVALRRREARAIEVKFD
- a CDS encoding thioredoxin domain-containing protein is translated as MKLSRLPALAALLLSALFGGLPALAAEAPAKVPVFAEGRVLGDPKAPVTLQAYLSFGCPHCTDWYGETFPELKRRYIDTGKVRLVMVEMRAGHARLAEAGAIAARCAPKDKYFVVADALFHTRPKLLKGPRDKDDHGQQLLNTEAWVEEAVGKTGIDMTAWRACDKAAQGAAFEARMEKAIKQYPGYEGGTPVFLFNGEAGEAGNLDWAEYSISRASKAAGKPLITADSYDLFCAGGLTPAGGDEAEAFEQRWSRKGALWRLTRGGPEDKGAPAVMEGGGQVLSDGTRQYLLDGKNDLKLKGGDGQTLDASCAQIAPTPFPG
- a CDS encoding ferrous iron transporter B, giving the protein MTDAVLSPAPHSPVKLALVGNPNSGKTALFNALTGSRQKVANYAGVTVERKEGHLTTAAGRRVSVLDLPGTYSLRARSPDEEVTRDAVLGRLTGEQEPDVLIAVADATNLRLVLRLILELKQVGRPFVLALNMFDIAQRQGLRIDVEGLSRELGAPVITTVATRKRGIDDLIAAAEALYEKHLENPNVWREPSAAEIRAAHGEAQRIMRTYVKPAERPDTFTGKVDGVLLHPVLGLAVLFAILFLMFQAVFTWATPLADLLEAGVLGFGALVAGLLPDGLVQSLLVDGLIAGVGSVVVFLPQILILFFFIIVLEDTGYMARAAFLMDKLMGAAGLHGRTFLPLLSSLACAIPGIMATRVIDQKRDRLTTILVAPLMTCSARIPVYALIIAALIPNEKVWGWMSLQGLVMFGLYATGIVSTLIVSFIIQRLFWRTRSEPFMMEMPAYKTPDAGLVLRQLSQRAWIFIERAGRIILPLMVLVWILSTFPYPPEGAPGPAIDYSFAGMIGHAIQPFLAPIGFNWEMSVALIPGMAAREVAVATLGTIYSVGDVEGSGLSVLEGIVRSQWSLATGLSFLAWYIFAPQCVATLGVVKRETNSWTWPAVMFFYMLALAYLASFLTYNAAVALGWG